Proteins encoded in a region of the Solanum dulcamara chromosome 9, daSolDulc1.2, whole genome shotgun sequence genome:
- the LOC129902150 gene encoding serpin-ZX-like, with product MMRKRKRKLSHFESSSSQANMYMEELNTNQIDVSLMLTKQVLSEEVKGDSNLVFSPLSIQIILGLIASGSKGTTKDQLLCFLKSKSMDELNSLYSHIISNVFADESPSGGPILSVANGVWIVRSMPFKPSFKKIVKKVYKATSKSVDFQIKVSPSACLDGCYPLFHNMIVLNCIVLLRE from the coding sequence AtgatgagaaaaagaaaaagaaaactcaGTCACTTTGAGTCATCTTCTTCGCAGGCAAATATGTATATGGAAGAGTTAAACACAAACCAAATAGACGTTTCTTTGATGCTAACTAAACAAGTTTTGTCTGAAGAAGTTAAAGGTGATTCGAACCTGGTGTTCTCTCCTCTGTCAATTCAAATAATTCTTGGCTTAATCGCCTCCGGCTCAAAGGGAACAACTAAGGACCAGCTACTCTGTTTCCTCAAGTCGAAAtccatggacgaactcaattctCTGTATTCTCATATTATCAGCAACGTATTTGCTGATGAAAGCCCCAGTGGTGGTCCCATTTTGTCCGTTGCTAATGGTGTTTGGATCGTCCGATCAATGCCTTTTAAACCTTCTTTTAAGAAGATTGTGAAGAAGGTTTACAAGGCTACTTCAAAATCTGTTGATTTTCAGATCAAGGTTAGTCCTTcagcttgtttggatggttgctACCCGTTGTTCCATAATATGATTGTTTTAAACTGTATTGTATTGTTACGTGAATAG